One genomic window of Paenibacillus xylanilyticus includes the following:
- a CDS encoding YycH family regulatory protein: MKERIKSLVLASLVAASLVQSYFLIYRLPGGGDSIVTSETNYVKTENMGQERDIEELIFPDQMMIHMGEDKHTVFYPGNTFYQLIYSRLQGRTFDDFQRRTVQSVNWDQIRKDNPGIELSFKEGIPVALLQRVMRLGTDSLFQGETINRIAIYTAKNETKAHALFFSAKGDVVYEAAQADLTVQDVQQHVDFGTNWTPYTLTEGGYYIPAEPLDAVEADVPTGQFTVEQMQRSLFFDPSMTRNIREKDGSEIYTDSKRSLQVKQDQRWISYTDPAAPPAGQIDAAKDALSAVDFVNQHGGWKGRSRMMLDTVDNKTQLEFQQYYGSFPIMDSVQFRFGTISMEMQQETVSSYERSLEYLNEGAETKKPVKLSGGDKLKALIEKVAGESRQVVDVYPAYRPSTIEVGLKLIPVWVIRFSNGEETTVS, translated from the coding sequence TTGAAGGAACGGATTAAATCTCTGGTGCTCGCTTCTCTCGTTGCCGCCAGTCTGGTGCAGAGTTATTTTCTGATCTATCGTTTGCCCGGAGGCGGGGATTCGATTGTGACCTCTGAGACGAACTATGTGAAGACGGAGAATATGGGTCAGGAGCGAGATATTGAGGAACTGATCTTTCCCGATCAGATGATGATTCATATGGGAGAGGACAAGCATACCGTGTTTTACCCAGGCAATACCTTCTACCAGCTGATCTATTCACGTCTGCAAGGACGGACATTTGATGATTTTCAGCGGCGCACGGTACAGTCCGTGAACTGGGATCAGATCCGCAAGGATAACCCCGGCATTGAGCTGTCGTTCAAAGAAGGCATTCCGGTTGCCCTGCTGCAGCGAGTGATGCGGCTGGGTACGGATTCGTTGTTTCAGGGGGAAACCATTAACCGGATAGCGATCTATACCGCGAAAAATGAAACCAAAGCCCATGCCCTGTTCTTCAGTGCCAAGGGTGATGTTGTCTATGAAGCTGCTCAGGCGGATCTGACGGTACAGGATGTACAGCAGCATGTCGACTTTGGTACCAACTGGACACCGTACACGCTGACGGAAGGCGGATATTATATTCCGGCAGAGCCACTGGATGCGGTGGAGGCCGATGTGCCGACCGGGCAGTTCACGGTGGAGCAGATGCAGCGCAGCCTGTTCTTCGATCCCAGCATGACCCGCAATATTCGGGAAAAGGATGGGTCGGAGATCTATACGGACAGCAAACGAAGTCTGCAAGTGAAGCAGGATCAGCGCTGGATCAGCTATACCGACCCGGCTGCACCGCCTGCAGGCCAGATTGATGCAGCGAAGGACGCGCTGTCTGCGGTCGATTTTGTGAACCAGCATGGCGGCTGGAAAGGCCGCTCACGAATGATGCTGGATACCGTGGATAACAAAACACAGCTGGAGTTCCAACAGTATTACGGCAGTTTTCCGATTATGGACTCGGTGCAGTTTCGCTTTGGCACCATCAGTATGGAGATGCAGCAGGAGACCGTGTCCAGCTATGAACGCTCGCTGGAATACCTGAACGAGGGTGCCGAGACGAAGAAACCGGTGAAGCTATCAGGTGGAGACAAGCTGAAGGCCCTTATCGAAAAGGTTGCTGGGGAGAGCCGCCAAGTGGTAGATGTGTACCCGGCGTATCGTCCGTCCACGATTGAAGTCGGACTGAAGCTGATCCCTGTATGGGTCATCCGCTTCAGCAACGGAGAGGAAACCACTGTTTCTTGA